The following DNA comes from Verrucomicrobiota bacterium.
ATCAAAAGCTTTGCAGACCGCCGGCCGGGGTTCATTGAAACTCAGATCGCCATAGGTGTCATCCTCAATCAGCGGAATGTCGTGCCGGGCCAATAGCTCCACCAACTGACGCTTTTTTGCGTCTGGCATGGTGAACCCGAGAGGATTGTGGCAGTTTGTGACGAAGAGGCAGGCGGCAAGGCCCTGAGTTCGGGCCGCACGATCCAGCGCCTCAAGGTCGACGCCGTCGCGCGGGTCGGTGGGCAATTCCAGCGCACGCATGCCCAGCATCTGAATCGCTTGCAGGATTCCGTAGTAAGTGGGCGATTCTACGGCCACCACACCCCCGGGCCGGACGGTCGCGCGAAGACAAAGACCCAAGGCCTCCTGGCAGCCGGAAGTCGTCACCAGGTCATCGGGCGACAAAGCGCAGCCGGCGTCCATGTAACGTTTCGCAACCTGGACGCGCAGCTCGCGACAGCCTGGTGGAACATCGTAGGAGTTAAAGCCGCGGCTACTCGTCCGGGCAATAGCAGCGGAAATCCGGTTGAGCTGCTTCGTCGGGAGGCACCCCGGGCTGGGGAGCGCCTGTCCCAGCGGCATAATATCCGGCACGTTGATCATCTCGGTCATGCGCGCAACAAAGTCGCCAATGGTCGGCCGTTCCGGACGACGCGACGGAACCGAAACGCGTGGCTCAGGCAGCGGCTGGCGATTAGCGCACACGTAAAAGCCCGATTGAGGCCGCGCGACGATGCGCCCGCGATCCTCAAGCAACCGGTAGGCCCGCAGCACCGT
Coding sequences within:
- a CDS encoding PLP-dependent aminotransferase family protein → MSPLAAATLAPTTADPDAKLYHAVADRITAMIDAGTLGQGKRVPSVRKLSRQMGIAAGTVLRAYRLLEDRGRIVARPQSGFYVCANRQPLPEPRVSVPSRRPERPTIGDFVARMTEMINVPDIMPLGQALPSPGCLPTKQLNRISAAIARTSSRGFNSYDVPPGCRELRVQVAKRYMDAGCALSPDDLVTTSGCQEALGLCLRATVRPGGVVAVESPTYYGILQAIQMLGMRALELPTDPRDGVDLEALDRAARTQGLAACLFVTNCHNPLGFTMPDAKKRQLVELLARHDIPLIEDDTYGDLSFNEPRPAVCKAFDYHGRVLLCSSVSKTLAPGARVGWCAPGRYLDRVKHLKFCNTLATATLPQLTVAEYLANGGYAHQLRRMRRLYAEQIQLIAASVQRNFPPGTRASRPVGGHVLWLELAKGFNSMEMFERAAALKISIAPGPLFSTSGGYSNFIRLNCACPCDAKLEQAIRILGRLAEDQLRTVA